In the genome of Candidatus Aegiribacteria sp., the window GCTGAACTGGAGAGATCTCAGAAACCCTGAAACAGGGGGAGCGGAGATACATCTCCACGAGATTCTCAGGAGAGCAGTGCTAGAGGGTCATGAAGTTACCCAGATTTCCCAGGCTGTTCAGGGTCTACCTTCCGAAGAGATCATGGACGGTGTTCGTATACTCCGCCATGGAAGAAGAAATACTTTCAACTTCACTCTCAGAAGATTCGCACTGTCCCTTGATATCGCGGATAATTATGACCTGGTGATTGAAGACCTCTGCAAGATCCCGTTCTACAGCCCGAAATGGTCCCCCGTTCCTGTCCTTACGATTGTACCTCACCTTTTCGGCACTACCGTTTACCGTGAAGTGGCCTTTCCGCTTGCCTTCTACATCAACTTCATGGAATCATTCATTCCTAAGGTCTATCGCGAAAGCTCTTTCATAGCTATTTCAGATTCCACAAAAAATGATCTTGTCAGAAGAGGTATAGATTCCGGGAGAATCTCCGTCATTCCCTGCGGAATCGATACTGACTTCTACTCACCCGGTGAGCCTGCCCCGGAAGCTGGAAGATTCCTCTACGTGGGAAGACTAAAGAAATACAAAGGAGTACAGTTCATACTCACGGCTCTCGCGCTTCTCCGTGAGGATGGAAGAGACTACACTCTAACTGTTCTGGGTTCAGGGAATTATGAAAGTGAATTGAAAAAACTCACAAAGAGATTGAATCTTGACGATAAGGTAACTTTTGAAGGATTTGTATCGCAGGAGCGAAAGCTTCACTGGCTGAGAAAAGCCTGGGTTGCGGTATTCGCGTCGGAAAAGGAGGGCTGGGGACTGACTGTCATTGAAGCAAACGCCTGCGGTACACCGGTAATCGCGAGCGACAGCGACGGTCTCAGGGACTCGG includes:
- a CDS encoding glycosyltransferase family 4 protein is translated as MRLLALNWRDLRNPETGGAEIHLHEILRRAVLEGHEVTQISQAVQGLPSEEIMDGVRILRHGRRNTFNFTLRRFALSLDIADNYDLVIEDLCKIPFYSPKWSPVPVLTIVPHLFGTTVYREVAFPLAFYINFMESFIPKVYRESSFIAISDSTKNDLVRRGIDSGRISVIPCGIDTDFYSPGEPAPEAGRFLYVGRLKKYKGVQFILTALALLREDGRDYTLTVLGSGNYESELKKLTKRLNLDDKVTFEGFVSQERKLHWLRKAWVAVFASEKEGWGLTVIEANACGTPVIASDSDGLRDSVRNGETGLLVPHGNIEKLAAAMDKLAGDRAMRDKLSKQGLEWADEFNWNSTASRVITIMKQIKE